The following are from one region of the Mangifera indica cultivar Alphonso chromosome 14, CATAS_Mindica_2.1, whole genome shotgun sequence genome:
- the LOC123195606 gene encoding protein XRI1-like isoform X1, whose product MSSTRGPAGGSKETVEPWNWQREEYCLPKASNFDMSDCQWNEVTLNEEDISYMLDDETTPVKACGDLPYHATHSGSISKEPMERKETSSQVKRRRMLQFDTEVADSSTFRNEMPSAFLNPNERENPVDEVLPEAPTWISGFSADVPDSNFEGIDQSFEGWLAQCLNDSEMNCSLNDMNFSGASDAQIDISDFNNPQPAYDANVVQQHAPRTPRNIVFRGRKSIMTPTKLASSVAYPFAFIKPCGVQGDVTLKDINQRILTPSKSKHNIEDPAAYPTSAFSGKPVVGKTKIRTEGGKGSITIMRTKG is encoded by the exons TGTTGAGCCTTGGAATTGGCAAAGAGAGGAATATTGTCTCCCAAAAGCTTCGAATTTTG ATATGTCAGATTGCCAATGGAATGAAGTGACTTTGAATGAGGAAGATATTTCGTACATGCTTGACGATGAAACTACTCCTGTTAAGGCATGTGGGGATTTGCCTTATCATGCTACTCATAGTG GTAGCATAAGCAAGGAACCAATGGAACGAAAGGAGACTTCTTCACAAGTAAAGAGGCGAAGGATGCTCCAGTTTGATACTGAAGTAGCAGATTCATCCACATTCAGGAATGAGATGCCATCTGCATTTCTAAATCCAAAT gagAGGGAGAACCCAGTTGATGAGGTTTTACCTGAAGCACCAACTTGGATTTCTGGTTTTTCAG CAGATGTCCCTGACTCCAATTTCGAGGGCATTGATCAGTCATTTGAAGGATGGCTTGCCCAATGCCTTAATGATTCTGAGATGAATTGTAGCCTTAATGATAT GAACTTCTCCGGAGCATCTGATGCACAAATTGATATTTCAG ATTTCAACAATCCACAACCTGCATATGATGCTAATGTGGTTCAACAGCATGCACCTAGAACTCCAAGGAATATTGTTTtcagag GTAGAAAATCCATCATGACTCCAACTAAATTAGCTTCTTCAGTTGCCTATCCATTTGCCTTCATTAAACCGTGTGGTGTCCAAGGAGATGTTACTTTGAAGGACATAAACCAGCGGATCCTTACTCCATCCAAATCAAAGCATAATATTGAAGATCCTGCTGCCTACCCCACTTCAGCATTTTCTGGGAAGCCTGTGGTCGGTAAAACTAAAATTCGTACAGAAGGAGGAAAAGGCAGCATCACAATTATGAGAACCAAAGGCTGA
- the LOC123195606 gene encoding protein XRI1-like isoform X2: MSSTRGPAGGSKETVEPWNWQREEYCLPKASNFDMSDCQWNEVTLNEEDISYMLDDETTPVKACGDLPYHATHSGSISKEPMERKETSSQVKRRRMLQFDTEVADSSTFRNEMPSAFLNPNERENPVDEVLPEAPTWISGFSDVPDSNFEGIDQSFEGWLAQCLNDSEMNCSLNDMNFSGASDAQIDISDFNNPQPAYDANVVQQHAPRTPRNIVFRGRKSIMTPTKLASSVAYPFAFIKPCGVQGDVTLKDINQRILTPSKSKHNIEDPAAYPTSAFSGKPVVGKTKIRTEGGKGSITIMRTKG, translated from the exons TGTTGAGCCTTGGAATTGGCAAAGAGAGGAATATTGTCTCCCAAAAGCTTCGAATTTTG ATATGTCAGATTGCCAATGGAATGAAGTGACTTTGAATGAGGAAGATATTTCGTACATGCTTGACGATGAAACTACTCCTGTTAAGGCATGTGGGGATTTGCCTTATCATGCTACTCATAGTG GTAGCATAAGCAAGGAACCAATGGAACGAAAGGAGACTTCTTCACAAGTAAAGAGGCGAAGGATGCTCCAGTTTGATACTGAAGTAGCAGATTCATCCACATTCAGGAATGAGATGCCATCTGCATTTCTAAATCCAAAT gagAGGGAGAACCCAGTTGATGAGGTTTTACCTGAAGCACCAACTTGGATTTCTGGTTTTTCAG ATGTCCCTGACTCCAATTTCGAGGGCATTGATCAGTCATTTGAAGGATGGCTTGCCCAATGCCTTAATGATTCTGAGATGAATTGTAGCCTTAATGATAT GAACTTCTCCGGAGCATCTGATGCACAAATTGATATTTCAG ATTTCAACAATCCACAACCTGCATATGATGCTAATGTGGTTCAACAGCATGCACCTAGAACTCCAAGGAATATTGTTTtcagag GTAGAAAATCCATCATGACTCCAACTAAATTAGCTTCTTCAGTTGCCTATCCATTTGCCTTCATTAAACCGTGTGGTGTCCAAGGAGATGTTACTTTGAAGGACATAAACCAGCGGATCCTTACTCCATCCAAATCAAAGCATAATATTGAAGATCCTGCTGCCTACCCCACTTCAGCATTTTCTGGGAAGCCTGTGGTCGGTAAAACTAAAATTCGTACAGAAGGAGGAAAAGGCAGCATCACAATTATGAGAACCAAAGGCTGA
- the LOC123195412 gene encoding aspartokinase 2, chloroplastic-like isoform X2, producing MANTIQFCGVNPKQSLHCQALLGQRLEFGVCASLSSRFCVSVKKSCRGRGGLRVSCGGARIDVIERKESDSQVWGENEKQLTCVMKFGGSSVACAERMREVAELILSFPSERPVIVLSAMGKTTNKLLLAGETAVSCGVTNVSCIDELSFIQKLHCRTADELGVERSIIENHLEQLEQLLKGIAMMKELTPRTKDYLVSFGECMSTRIFAAYLNKIGVKARQYDAFDIGFITTDDFTNADILEATYPAVAKRLHGDWTSDPAIPIVTGFLGKGWRSCAITTLGRGGSDLTATTIGKALGLREIQVWKDVDGVLTCDPNIYPHAEPVPYLTFDEAAELAYFGAQVLHPQSMRPAREGDIPVRVKNSYNPNAPGTLITRSRDMSKAVLTSIVLKRNVTMLDIVSTRMLGQFGFLAKVFSIFEDLGISVDVVATSEVSISLTLDPSKLWSRELIQQELDHVVEELEKIAVVNLLQHRSIISLIGNVQRSSLILEKAFHVLRRNGVNVQMISQGASKVNISLIVNDSEAEQCVRALHVAFFESNLSNLDAEVGSENNLPQ from the exons ATGGCGAACACCATTCAATTTTGCGGTGTAAATCCGAAGCAATCTTTGCATTGCCAAGCTCTGTTGGGGCAGCGGCTTGAATTTGGCGTGTGCGCCAGTTTGAGTTCTAGGTTTTGTGTAAGTGTGAAAAAATCGTGTAGAGGTAGAGGAGGTTTGAGAGTGAGCTGTGGGGGAGCGAGAATAGATGTGATTGAAAGGAAGGAGAGTGACAGTCAAGTATGGGGAGAGAATGAGAAGCAATTGACATGTGTTATGAAATTCGGTGGATCGTCCGTGGCATGTGCTGAGAGAATGAGAGAAGTTGCTGAACTTATACTTAGCTTCCCGAGCGAAAGGCCGGTGATTGTTCTCTCAGCAATGGGAAAGACAACAAATAAGTTATTGCTG GCTGGTGAAACGGCTGTTAGTTGTGGGGTTACTAATGTGTCATGCATTGATGAGTtgagttttattcaaaaattgcACTGCAG GACTGCAGATGAGCTTGGAGTAGAAAGGTCAATTATTGAAA ATCACCTAGAACAACTGGAGCAACTTCTGAAGGGAATCGCTATGATGAAAGAGCTAACTCCACGCACTAAAGATTACTTAGTTTCATTTGGCGAGTGCATGTCCACAAGGATTTTTGCTgcatatttgaataaaattggtGTGAAAGCCCGTCAA TATGATGCCTTCGATATTGGCTTCATAACCACAGATGATTTTACAAATGCTGATATTTTGGAAGCCACTTATCCAGCTGTTGCTAAGAGGTTACATGGTGATTGGACCAGTGATCCTGCGATACCAATTGTTACTGGTTTCCTCGGAAAG GGTTGGAGGTCTTGTGCAATTACTACATTAGGTAGGGGTGGTAGCGATTTGACAGCAACAACCATTGGGAAAGCATTAGGTTTGCGTGAGATTCAG GTTTGGAAGGATGTGGACGGTGTTTTGACATGTGATCCAAACATATATCCTCATGCTGAGCCAGTCCCATATTTGACATTTGACGAGGCAGCTGAGCTTGCATATTTTGGGGCTCAG GTTTTGCATCCACAATCCATGAGACCAGCTAGAGAGGGTGATATTCCGGTTCGGGTTAAGAATTCTTATAATCCTAATGCCCCAGGAACTCTGATCACCAGGTCTAGAGATATGAGTAAG GCAGTACTAACTAGTATTGTTTTGAAACGTAATGTTACCATGTTGGATATTGTTAGCACTCGCATGCTAGGCCAATTTGGTTTCCTTGCAAAG GTATTTTCAATCTTCGAAGATTTAGGCATATCAGTGGATGTCGTGGCTACAAGTGAAGTCAGTATTTCCTTGACATTGGATCCATCTAAGCTTTGGAGCAGAGAGCTAATTCAGCAG gAACTTGACCATGTTGTTGAAGAACTTGAGAAAATTGCTGTTGTCAATCTCCTTCAGCACAGATCAATTATTTCTCTTATTGGCAATGTCCAGAGGTCCTCCCTGATACTAGAGAAG GCTTTTCATGTTCTTCGAAGAAATGGAGTTAATGTTCAGATGATCTCTCAGGGTGCTTCTAAG GTTAATATATCGTTGATTGTAAACGACAGTGAAGCTGAACAGTGTGTGAGGGCTCTCCACGTCGCATTCTTTGAGAGTAATCTATCCAATTTAGATGCAGAAGTTGGTTCTGAGAATAATCTGCCTCAGTAA
- the LOC123195412 gene encoding aspartokinase 2, chloroplastic-like isoform X1 codes for MANTIQFCGVNPKQSLHCQALLGQRLEFGVCASLSSRFCVSVKKSCRGRGGLRVSCGGARIDVIERKESDSQVWGENEKQLTCVMKFGGSSVACAERMREVAELILSFPSERPVIVLSAMGKTTNKLLLAGETAVSCGVTNVSCIDELSFIQKLHCRTADELGVERSIIENHLEQLEQLLKGIAMMKELTPRTKDYLVSFGECMSTRIFAAYLNKIGVKARQYDAFDIGFITTDDFTNADILEATYPAVAKRLHGDWTSDPAIPIVTGFLGKGWRSCAITTLGRGGSDLTATTIGKALGLREIQVWKDVDGVLTCDPNIYPHAEPVPYLTFDEAAELAYFGAQVLHPQSMRPAREGDIPVRVKNSYNPNAPGTLITRSRDMSKAVLTSIVLKRNVTMLDIVSTRMLGQFGFLAKVFSIFEDLGISVDVVATSEVSISLTLDPSKLWSRELIQQASELDHVVEELEKIAVVNLLQHRSIISLIGNVQRSSLILEKAFHVLRRNGVNVQMISQGASKVNISLIVNDSEAEQCVRALHVAFFESNLSNLDAEVGSENNLPQ; via the exons ATGGCGAACACCATTCAATTTTGCGGTGTAAATCCGAAGCAATCTTTGCATTGCCAAGCTCTGTTGGGGCAGCGGCTTGAATTTGGCGTGTGCGCCAGTTTGAGTTCTAGGTTTTGTGTAAGTGTGAAAAAATCGTGTAGAGGTAGAGGAGGTTTGAGAGTGAGCTGTGGGGGAGCGAGAATAGATGTGATTGAAAGGAAGGAGAGTGACAGTCAAGTATGGGGAGAGAATGAGAAGCAATTGACATGTGTTATGAAATTCGGTGGATCGTCCGTGGCATGTGCTGAGAGAATGAGAGAAGTTGCTGAACTTATACTTAGCTTCCCGAGCGAAAGGCCGGTGATTGTTCTCTCAGCAATGGGAAAGACAACAAATAAGTTATTGCTG GCTGGTGAAACGGCTGTTAGTTGTGGGGTTACTAATGTGTCATGCATTGATGAGTtgagttttattcaaaaattgcACTGCAG GACTGCAGATGAGCTTGGAGTAGAAAGGTCAATTATTGAAA ATCACCTAGAACAACTGGAGCAACTTCTGAAGGGAATCGCTATGATGAAAGAGCTAACTCCACGCACTAAAGATTACTTAGTTTCATTTGGCGAGTGCATGTCCACAAGGATTTTTGCTgcatatttgaataaaattggtGTGAAAGCCCGTCAA TATGATGCCTTCGATATTGGCTTCATAACCACAGATGATTTTACAAATGCTGATATTTTGGAAGCCACTTATCCAGCTGTTGCTAAGAGGTTACATGGTGATTGGACCAGTGATCCTGCGATACCAATTGTTACTGGTTTCCTCGGAAAG GGTTGGAGGTCTTGTGCAATTACTACATTAGGTAGGGGTGGTAGCGATTTGACAGCAACAACCATTGGGAAAGCATTAGGTTTGCGTGAGATTCAG GTTTGGAAGGATGTGGACGGTGTTTTGACATGTGATCCAAACATATATCCTCATGCTGAGCCAGTCCCATATTTGACATTTGACGAGGCAGCTGAGCTTGCATATTTTGGGGCTCAG GTTTTGCATCCACAATCCATGAGACCAGCTAGAGAGGGTGATATTCCGGTTCGGGTTAAGAATTCTTATAATCCTAATGCCCCAGGAACTCTGATCACCAGGTCTAGAGATATGAGTAAG GCAGTACTAACTAGTATTGTTTTGAAACGTAATGTTACCATGTTGGATATTGTTAGCACTCGCATGCTAGGCCAATTTGGTTTCCTTGCAAAG GTATTTTCAATCTTCGAAGATTTAGGCATATCAGTGGATGTCGTGGCTACAAGTGAAGTCAGTATTTCCTTGACATTGGATCCATCTAAGCTTTGGAGCAGAGAGCTAATTCAGCAGGCAAGC gAACTTGACCATGTTGTTGAAGAACTTGAGAAAATTGCTGTTGTCAATCTCCTTCAGCACAGATCAATTATTTCTCTTATTGGCAATGTCCAGAGGTCCTCCCTGATACTAGAGAAG GCTTTTCATGTTCTTCGAAGAAATGGAGTTAATGTTCAGATGATCTCTCAGGGTGCTTCTAAG GTTAATATATCGTTGATTGTAAACGACAGTGAAGCTGAACAGTGTGTGAGGGCTCTCCACGTCGCATTCTTTGAGAGTAATCTATCCAATTTAGATGCAGAAGTTGGTTCTGAGAATAATCTGCCTCAGTAA
- the LOC123197021 gene encoding uncharacterized protein LOC123197021, with product MACTIDFRNLDEGFGGKTYKRKRQESENPALTTTNTEDNASMDVDDQMCPHTAKRSAIASSDNPDKPIFGHPTYDGVIAGKVSGRKWKQARKQRASASKVSVRRTSLEVREKEKLIKKAYKERMNELKEEIRQNKIEKRKKAEERKKRKEENIMKSGTKFQVISNKNTLKKIAKSKDKKLLKVVPEDFVNKNKKK from the coding sequence ATGGCATGCACAATCGATTTCAGAAACCTAGACGAAGGTTTCGGCGGCAAGACCTACAAGCGAAAGCGCCAAGAGTCAGAAAACCCCGCCCTGACCACCACCAACACCGAAGACAATGCCTCCATGGACGTAGACGACCAAATGTGTCCACATACCGCAAAGCGATCGGCCATTGCGTCCTCAGACAATCCCGATAAGCCGATATTTGGTCATCCTACTTATGACGGTGTGATCGCCGGAAAAGTGTCGGGCAGGAAGTGGAAGCAGGCGCGGAAACAACGGGCGTCGGCGAGCAAAGTGAGCGTGAGAAGAACGAGTTTGGAGGTGAGGGAAAAGGAGAAGTTGATAAAAAAAGCGTATAAAGAGAGGATGAATGAATTGAAGGAAGAGATTAGACAGAATAAGAtagagaagaggaagaaagctgaggagagaaagaaaaggaaggaagaaaatataatgaaatctGGAACAAAGTTTCAGGTCATATCTAATAAGAATACCCTCAAGAAAATTGCCAAGTCTAAGGACAAGAAATTGCTTAAGGTTGTACCTGAAGATTTCGTCAAcaagaataagaagaaataG
- the LOC123197020 gene encoding putative pentatricopeptide repeat-containing protein At2g01510 yields the protein MTTLNSIKPHRANVLQNLASSIRASQSQPAKLCSQNAQNFIDARIVKTGFDPSTCRSNFLVGSLVKRGELVEARKMFDQMPNKNTVSTNMIVSGYVKSGDLASARELFDSMVERTSVSWTILIGAYSQRNQFGEAFKFFVDMRRGGFAPDDVTFATLLSGCNDPDTANEVIQVHANIVKFGYDSTLVVCNSLVDSYCKIHRLDLARRVCKEMPEKDSVSFNALITGHAKEGLNEEAIRIFIEMQHLGYKPSDFTFAAALCAGIGLGDKLLGQLIHSFVVKTNFVGNVFVGNALLDFYSKCDCVVEARKLFDEMPEVDCVSYNVIITCYAWNGEHKESLKLFRELQLIRFDRRQFPYATLLSIAANMVELEIGRQVHTQAIVTTANSEVQVGNSLVDMYAKCGKFESARKIFATLSDKSSVPWTAIISGYVQKGLFEEGLKLFKQMRMVDVSVDQATFASIFKASANLASLSLGKQLHSFVIRSGFMTNVFSGSALLDMYAKCGSLKHAIQTFQEMPERNIVSWNALIAAYAQNGDGQGSLRSFGEMIHSGYQPDPVSFLTVLSACSHCGLVEEGLHYFKSMTQTYKLMPKREHYASIIDVLCRGGRFDEAKKLMAEMPFEPDEIMWSSVLNSCRIHKNQELAKIAADKLFKMEELRDAAPYVSMSNIYAAAGQWDNVGKVKKAMRDRGVKKVLASSWVEIKNKVHIFTANDKLHPQMKAIRRKIEMLMKQMEKEGYKPDTSCALHDEDEELKIESLKYHSERLAIAYALINTPEGSPILIMKNLRACTDCHAAIKFISKIVKREITVRDSSRFHHFRDGFCSCKDYW from the coding sequence ATGACAACTTTAAATTCTATAAAACCTCACCGAGCTAATGTACTTCAAAACCTTGCTTCCTCTATAAGAGCCTCTCAGTCTCAACCGGCAAAACTATgtagccaaaatgcccaaaatttcaTCGATGCCCGAATCGTCAAAACGGGTTTTGATCCAAGCACGTGTCGCTCAAACTTCCTGGTCGGAAGTCTTGTTAAAAGAGGCGAGTTAGTTGAAGCACGTAAAATGTTTGATCAAATGCCTAACAAAAACACAGTTTCGACAAACATGATTGTTTCGGGCTACGTGAAATCAGGCGACCTTGCAAGCGCTAGAGAGTTGTTTGATAGCATGGTTGAACGAACGTCTGTGTCATGGACAATTTTGATTGGTGCCTATTCGCAGCGTAATCAATTCGGAGAAGCTTTTAAGTTTTTTGTTGATATGCGCCGAGGTGGCTTTGCCCCTGATGATGTGACCTTTGCAACTTTGTTATCGGGATGTAATGACCCGGATACGGCAAATGAAGTTATTCAAGTTCATGCTAACATAGTTAAGTTTGGTTATGATTCGACCCTTGTCGTCTGCAATTCTTTAGTTGATTCTTATTGCAAGATTCATCGCCTTGATTTGGCTCGTCGGGTTTGTAAGGAAATGCCTGAAAAGGATTCTGTTAGTTTCAATGCATTGATAACGGGACACGCAAAAGAAGGATTGAATGAAGAAGCTATAAGAATCTTCATTGAGATGCAACATCTGGGGTATAAGCCTTCTGACTTTACTTTTGCTGCGGCTTTATGTGCCGGCATTGGCTTAGGTGATAAACTATTAGGGCAATTGATCCATTCTTTTGTGGTGAAGACTAATTTCGTTGGGAATGTGTTTGTGGGGAATGCTTTGCTTGATTTCTACTCTAAGTGTGACTGTGTAGTTGAAGCTAGGAAGCTTTTTGATGAAATGCCAGAGGTGGATTGTGTTTCTTACAATGTGATAATTACATGCTATGCATGGAATGGAGAACACAAAGAATCACTCAAGCTTTTCAGGGAATTACAGTTAATTAGATTTGATAGGAGACAATTTCCATATGCAACCTTGTTGAGTATAGCAGCAAATATGGTAGAATTGGAAATTGGTAGGCAGGTCCATACTCAGGCCATTGTGACAACAGCCAATTCTGAAGTTCAAGTTGGAAATTCTTTGGTTGACATGTATGCCAAATGTGGCAAATTTGAGTCGGCCAGAAAGATATTTGCAACACTAAGCGATAAAAGTAGCGTTCCATGGACAGCTATAATCTCGGGTTATGTACAGAAAGGACTGTTTGAAGAAGGCCTAAAACTGTTCAAGCAGATGCGTATGGTGGATGTAAGTGTCGACCAAGCCACTTTCGCTAGCATCTTCAAAGCTTCTGCAAATTTAGCTTCATTGTCGCTAGGGAAACAGCTACACTCCTTTGTTATTAGATCGGGTTTTATGACAAATGTGTTTTCTGGTAGTGCACTCTTGGATATGTATGCGAAATGTGGATCATTAAAACATGCAATTCAAACTTTCCAAGAGATGCCTGAAAGGAATATAGTCTCTTGGAATGCGTTGATAGCGGCTTATGCACAAAATGGAGATGGGCAGGGCAGTCTCAGATCATTTGGAGAGATGATTCATTCAGGATATCAACCAGATCCAGTTAGCTTCCTCACAGTGTTGTCTGCTTGCAGCCACTGTGGGCTTGTTGAAGAAGGATTACATTACTTCAAGTCCATGACTCAAACATACAAACTGATGCCAAAAAGAGAACACTATGCATCTATAATTGATGTGTTGTGCCGGGGAGGACGCTTTGATGAAGCAAAGAAGTTGATGGCTGAAATGCCATTTGAGCCAGATGAGATCATGTGGTCATCAGTTCTTAACTCATGTAGGATTCATAAGAACCAAGAATTGGCTAAAATTGCAGCtgataaacttttcaaaatggAGGAGCTTAGAGATGCTGCCCCTTATGTAAGCATGTCAAACATCTATGCAGCTGCAGGCCAATGGGATAATGTTGGGAAGGTGAAGAAGGCAATGCGAGATCGAGGAGTGAAGAAGGTTCTGGCATCTAGCTGggttgaaattaaaaacaaagttCATATATTCACAGCAAACGATAAGTTGCATCCTCAAATGAAGGCAATCAGGAGAAAGATTGAAATGTTGATGAAGCAAATGGAAAAGGAAGGGTATAAACCTGATACAAGCTGTGCCCTTCATGATGAGGATGAGGAATTGAAAATAGAGTCGCTTAAATATCATAGTGAGCGATTGGCAATTGCATACGCACTAATCAATACACCAGAAGGGTCACCAATCCTTATAATGAAGAATTTAAGAGCCTGTACGGATTGCCATGCTGCCATCAAGTTCATCTCAAAAATAGTCAAAAGAGAAATTACAGTAAGGGATTCGAGCAGATTCCACCATTTCAGAGATGGGTTTTGCTCTTGTAAGGATTATTGGTGA
- the LOC123196846 gene encoding light-regulated protein 1, chloroplastic-like — MQAALCIAPTVLPLTPCKVFSQQTISPPRLSTSLASRCPPLKATAAAYDIDTSSTFDYSSAFSVFPAEACETIGGDSCLAEMYPEVRLQPEARNERPRASEAMEREYLEYNEAKTVFKAEACDDLGGIFCEREYQRGVY, encoded by the exons atgcAGGCAGCTTTGTGCATTGCCCCAACCGTTCTCCCATTAACACCCTGCAAAGTCTTCTCCCAACAGACCATTTCTCCACCAAGGCTCAGCACCTCACTGGCTTCCCGTTGCCCCCCTCTCAAAGCAACTGCCGCCGCCTATGACATTGACACCTCTTCCACATTTGACTACAGCTCTGCCTTCTC TGTGTTTCCAGCAGAGGCATGCGAGACAATTGGTGGGGATTCTTGTTTGGCGGAGATGTACCCAGAAGTAAGGCTGCAACCAGAAGCTCGAAATGAGAGGCCAAGAGCCTCGGAGGCCATGGAAAGAGAATACTTGGAGTACAATGAAGCCAAGAC GGTTTTTAAAGCAGAAGCCTGTGACGATCTTGGAGGAATATTCTGCGAACGTGAGTATCAGAGAGGAGTTTACTAG
- the LOC123197052 gene encoding sialyltransferase-like protein 1: MRSQKSPSHGTQSRRPALLHLLCVAALFGLLVFALQSSFLTDSSRSDLNTEEYRILSDFQLNVQQCVASRGLGLTAQIIDHCKLILKFPEGTNSTWYNEQFKIFEPLEYKYDVCEAILLWEQYRNMTTVLTREYLDVRPDGWMDYAAKRIAQLGADKCYNQTFCEEHLNIILPANPPFHPRQFNKCAVVGNSGDLLKTEFGKEIDSHDAVIRDNEAPVNEKYAKHVGLKRDFRLVVRGAARNMVKILNGSTDEVLIIKSVTHRDFNEMIKSIPNPVYLFQGIVLRRGAKGTGMKSIELALSMCDIVDIYGFTVDPGYTEWTRYFSTPRKGHNPLQGRAYYQLLECLGVIRIHSPMRAERNQDWSDVPSREIIGRAHAAALRLKRSQAGQAGGLGQFGSCKVWGNVNADSSGPVSGSSDMSDVRKYSNYNKWEVMPFKSLRREAKDHYFQMEGVSLYKMDGNKLDDLVCVKHPLKSENYFHQFPFFLGSKWYCVW; this comes from the exons ATGAGATCTCAGAAGTCGCCATCGCACGGCACTCAGAGCAGGCGACCGGCGCTTCTACATTTGTTATGCGTTGCTGCGCTCTTCGGTCTTCTCGTTTTCGCTCTTCAATCCTCATTCTTAACAG ATTCTTCACGATCAGATCTCAATACCGAAGAATATCGTATCTTATCTGATTTTCAGTTAAATGTTCAGCAATGCGTG GCAAGCAGAGGGCTTGGTCTCACTGCACAGATAATTGATCATTGTAAATTGATTCTTAAGTTCCCTGAAGGCACTAACAGCACCTGG tACAATGaacagtttaaaatttttgagcCTCTGGAGTACAAGTATGATGTTTGTGAGGCAATTCTGTTGTGGGAACAG TATCGAAACATGACCACCGTGTTGACTAGAGAATATCTGGATGTGAGGCCAGATGGGTGGATGGATTATGCGGCAAAAAGGATAGCACAATT AGGAGCTGATAAATGCTACAATCAAACTTTTTGCGAAGAGCATCTTAACATAATTCTACCTGCAAATCCTCCTTTTCACCCACGACAGTTTAACAAATGTGCAGTTGTTGGAAACTCAGGGGATCTCTTGAAGACAGAGTTTGGAAAAGAGATTGATAGTCATGATGCTGTTATAAGAGATAATGAGGCTCCTGTTAATGAG AAATATGCCAAGCATGTTGGCTTGAAGAGGGATTTCCGCCTTGTAGTAAGGGGTGCTGCTCGCAACATGGTTAAAATTCTAAATGGATCAA CTGATGAGGTACTTATAATTAAAAGTGTGACTCACAGAGACTTCAATGAAATGATAAAG AGTATTCCAAATCCTGTTTATCTCTTTCAAGGGATTGTTCTACGCAGAGGTGCCAAAGGAACTGGAATGAAATCTATAGAACTTGCCCTTTCCATGTGCGACATTGTTGACATATATGGTTTTACTGTTGATCCTGGCTATACTGAATG GACAAGATATTTCTCTACGCCAAGGAAAGGGCATAATCCTCTTCAGGGAAGGGCATATTACCAGCTCCTTGAGTGTCTTGGT GTTATAAGGATTCATTCTCCCATGAGAGCTGAGAGAAACCAAGACTGGTCAGATGTGCCCAGTAGAGAAATAATTGGCAGAGCTCATGCAGCTGCTTTGCGATTAAAGAGGAGTCAAGCTGGTCAGGCTGGTGGTTTGGGTCAGTTTGGTAGTTGTAAGGTGTGGGGCAACGTCAATGCTGACAGCAGTGGACCTGTGTCAGGATCTTCTGACATGAGTGATGTGAGGAAGTATTCAAATTACAATAAATGGGAAGTCATGCCCTTTAAAAGTCTAAGAAGGGAAGCAAAGGATCACTATTTTCAGATGGAAGGTGTATCTCTATACAAAATGGATGGCAATAAGTTGGATGATCTGGTATGTGTAAAGCATCCGTTAAAATCAGAG AATTATTTCCACCAATTTCCCTTCTTTCTTGGTTCTAAGTGGTATTGCGTGTGGTGA